Proteins co-encoded in one Streptococcus pyogenes genomic window:
- the hasB gene encoding UDP-glucose 6-dehydrogenase HasB, whose amino-acid sequence MKIAVAGSGYVGLSLGVLLSLQNEVTIVDILPSKVDKINNGLSPIQDEYIEYYLKSKQLSIKATLDSKAAYKEAELVIIATPTNYNSRINYFDTQHVETVIKEVLSVNSHATLIIKSTIPIGFITEMRQKFQTDRIIFSPEFLRESKALYDNLYPSRIIVSCEENDSPKVKADAEKFALLLKSAAKKNNVPVLIMGASEAEAVKLFANTYLALRVAYFNELDTYAESRKLNSHMIIQGISYDDRIGMHYNNPSFGYGGYCLPKDTKQLLANYNNIPQTLIEAIVSSNNVRKSYIAKQIINVLEERESPVKVVGVYRLIMKSNSDNFRESAIKDVIDILKSKDIKIIIYEPMLNKLESEDQSVLVNDLENFKKQANIIVTNRYDNELQDVKNKVYSRDIFNRD is encoded by the coding sequence ATGAAAATAGCAGTTGCTGGATCAGGATATGTTGGATTATCACTAGGAGTTCTTTTATCACTTCAAAACGAAGTCACTATTGTTGATATTCTTCCCTCTAAAGTTGATAAGATTAATAATGGCTTATCACCAATTCAAGATGAATATATTGAATATTACTTAAAAAGTAAGCAATTATCTATTAAAGCAACTTTAGATAGCAAAGCAGCTTATAAAGAAGCGGAACTGGTCATTATTGCCACACCTACAAATTACAACAGTAGAATTAATTATTTTGATACACAGCATGTTGAAACAGTTATCAAAGAGGTACTAAGCGTTAATAGCCATGCAACTCTTATCATCAAATCAACAATTCCAATAGGTTTCATTACTGAAATGAGACAGAAATTCCAAACTGATCGTATTATCTTCAGCCCTGAATTTTTAAGAGAATCTAAAGCTTTATATGACAACTTATATCCAAGCCGAATTATTGTTTCTTGTGAAGAAAACGATTCTCCAAAAGTAAAGGCAGACGCAGAAAAATTTGCACTTTTATTAAAGTCTGCAGCTAAAAAAAATAATGTACCAGTACTTATTATGGGAGCTTCAGAAGCTGAAGCAGTAAAACTATTTGCCAATACTTATTTAGCGTTAAGGGTAGCTTATTTTAATGAGTTAGACACTTACGCAGAATCGAGAAAATTAAATAGTCACATGATTATTCAAGGAATTTCTTATGATGATCGAATAGGAATGCATTATAATAACCCATCATTTGGTTATGGAGGTTATTGTCTACCTAAAGATACGAAGCAATTATTGGCAAATTACAATAATATTCCTCAAACGCTAATTGAAGCTATCGTTTCATCAAATAATGTGCGCAAGTCCTATATTGCTAAGCAAATTATCAACGTCTTAGAAGAGCGGGAGTCCCCAGTAAAAGTAGTCGGGGTTTACCGTTTAATTATGAAAAGTAACTCAGATAATTTTAGAGAAAGTGCTATCAAAGATGTTATTGACATTCTTAAAAGTAAAGACATTAAGATAATTATTTATGAGCCAATGTTAAACAAACTTGAATCTGAAGATCAATCTGTACTTGTAAATGATTTAGAGAATTTCAAGAAACAAGCAAATATTATCGTAACTAATCGCTATGATAATGAATTACAAGATGTTAAAAATAAAGTTTACAGTAGAGATATTTTTAATAGAGACTAG